The Rhodothermales bacterium sequence GGCAGTGGCAGACCGGTTGACTTGCGAACGTCGTCAATCAGGTTTGCCAGCACCTCGGTGTCGGTGTCACTGAAGAACTCGTACCCGCGGGAGATAAGACGCTCCCGGATGGTATCGTAGTTCTCGATGATCCCGTTATGAACCAGAGCGAAATCACCCGACTTGCTGACATGCGGATGCGCATTTGCATCGTTGGGCGCACCATGCGTGGCCCAGCGAGTGTGTCCGATGCCAATCGTGCCCGCCGGCTTTCTTTGTTTGACCAGCTGGTCCAGCGCATCCACCTTGCCCTCCTTCTTCAGGACCTCGAGCTCACCATTGACAAGTGCGACGCCGGCCGAATCATAACCGCGGTACTCGAGTCGCTTGAGGCCATCAACGAGTATCCCGGCTGCGTACTTTTCACCGATGTATCCGACAATACCACACATAGAGTCTCACAATAGTAGAATTACTGACAATTCAGGGATCGGACCCCTGATATCGACCTTAATCAGAGCGATACTTCTACTAATCAGAATTCATGCCACGATTCGATTTGGAGCGATCGACCGCCCAATCACGGCCGCAATGGCTGTAATCTGGACCATGAGATCAGCGAACTGATCTACAAACAACGACTGTGGTCCATCGCTGAGTGCTGCCGGTGGGTCGGGGTGGACCTCGATCATCAGGCCGTCTGCGCCAGCCGCCACGGCCGCTCTGGCCATCGGAATCACTTTGTTTCGCAGGCCGGTCGCGTGACTGGGATCCACAAACACGGGCAGATGGCTCTTGGACTTCAGAACCGGCACTGCCGAAAGGTCGAGGGTATTGCGGGTGGACGTCTCAAACGTACGGATGCCGCGTTCACACAGCATCACGTGAGAGTTGCCATGTGCCATCAGGTACTCCGCACTCATCAGCCACTCTTCTACAGTGGCCGAAAGACCTCGCTTCAGAAACACCGGACATTCCGCGGCGCCCAGCTCCTTCAGCAGCGAGAAGTTCTGCATGTTGCGCGCACCGACCTGTATGACGTGTGCGTAGGACACTACTGTCTCGATCTGACTGATTTCCATGACCTCGGTAATGACTCGTAGCCCGTGGGCGTCAGCCGCTTCCCGGAGCATTCGGAGACCTTCAAGTCCAAGACCTTGAAACGAGTACGGTGAAGATCGAGGCTTGTACGCACCCCCGCGGAGGAACGTGGCACCGGACCCGGCGACAGCCGCAGCCGCCTGTTGAATCTGCTCCTCACTTTCTACCGAGCAGGGACCGGCCATGACGACAATCCCGTCTCCCCCGACCAGGACCCCGGCCACGTCGAACGCCGTGTTTTCTTTCTTCCATGACCGGCTTGCGAACTTGTAGGGCTCGGTCACACGATAGACGGCAGCCACACCGTCCAGAATCTCGATCCGGCGGGTATCGAAAGCCTGCTTCACGCCGATCGCACCAAGAACAGTCTGGTTGACACCACTGGAGCGATGCACGTCAAAGCCGAAATCGTTGAGATTCTGGATCACAGCCTCAACCTGCGACTCCTCCGCTCCGACCTCCATTACAACAACCATGTCTTGCCTCAACTGATTAGGCGAACCGCAAAATCCGGCGGGTCTCGTTCTAGACGATCTTCACGAGCCGATAGGTCTTCTGGCCGCGACGGAGTACCAGGATGCGCTGCTCGATCGCATCGTCCAGAGAAACACGATGATTCTCGTCTTTGATACGACGGTTGTTCACATTGATTCCACCGCCTCTGACGAGACGGCGCGCTTCTCCGCGAGACGCGACCAGTCCGGCGTCCGATATGAGTTGCACGATATCGATCCCCGACTCATCGAAGACGGCTCTCTCCATCTCAGTCGACGGGACATCCTCAAACACTTCCATCAGATCGGCGGCGCGCATCGCCGAAACCTCGCCACCAAATAGAACGCTGGACGCCGCCTGCGCCTTCTCCAGCTCCTCGGAACCGTGCACGACGCGAGTCACTTCCTCGGCGAGTCTGATCTGCGCCGAGCGATTCCCAGGATTCTCGAGCAACTCCGTCTCGAGCGCGCTGATCTCCTCTTCTCCGAGCCAGGTGAAAAACCGCAGGTATGGTAGTACGTCGCGGTCGTCCGTGTTTAGCCAGAACTGATAGAACTTGTAGGGTGACGTGCGTGCGGAATCGAGCCAGATGGTGCCCTCCTCCGTCTTGCCGAACTTCGTTCCGCCGGCCGTCACAACCAGCGGAAACACAATACCGTGAACACGATCAGATCGGAGACGTCGCACAAGATCCGCGCCGGCGAGGATGTTGCCCCACTGGTCGCTTCCACCCATCTGCATCTTGCAGCCATACCGGTCATAAAGGACCAGGAAGTCATGAGCCTGCAAGAGCATGTAGGAGAACTCCGTGAACGAAAGACCATCTTCGGAGTCAAGGCGGCGCTTCACAGACTCCTTCGCCATCATGTAGTTCACCGTGAAGTACTTCCCGGTGTCGCGAAGGAAATCTACCAGCGAGATACTGGCCAGCCAGTCCGCATTATTAACGAGCATTGCGGGATTGTCGGGTCTCTCAAAGTCGAGGAAGCGCGCGATCTGGGTTCGCAGCCCTTCGACATTCCGTTCTACCTGCTCCTGATCCAGCAGTATCCGCTCCTGGCTCTTGCCGCTGGGATCGCCAATCATTCCGGTACCGCCACCTACGATGGCAATGGGTGTATGGCCGGCACGCTGCAGGCGGGCGAGACCCATCAGCGGAAGCAGAGAACCCACGTGAAGACTGTCGGCCGTCGGATCAAAGCCCACGTACACCTTGAGGCTCTCGGTACCGAGTGCCTCCTCCGCATCGGGCGTCGCGTCGTACACGATGCCCCTCCATCTCAACTCATCGAAAACATTCATAGCAGGTGTCCACCGGTGCTTCGCAACGTCGCTCTGTTCGCCGATCTGCGAACGGCCGTCATTGACGCAAGATCATTGATAACGTTCCAGCGAGAACTTCTCCCCGAGGTACCGCTTCCGTACCTCCGGATCCGCAGCCAGCGACTCAGCCGATCCCTGTTTCAGAACCCGGCCTTCGTAGAGCAGGTACGCGCGATCGGTGATCGCGAGCGTCTCGTGCACATTGTGATCCGTTATCAGGACCCCTATTCCGCGGTGCTTCAGGCCCGCGACGATCTCCTGGATGTCCTCAACCGCGATCGGGTCCACTCCGGCAAACGGCTCGTCCAGAAGAAAAAACTTGGGTCGCGTAACCATGGCGCGGGCGATCTCCGTTCGACGTCGCTCACCTCCGGACAGGGTGTATCCTTTGGAGTCCCTCACCTTTTCGAGTCTGAACTCAGAGATAAGCTCGTCGACGCGATCCTTGCGCGTCTGACGCGTCAGCTTCTGGTATTCGAGCACCGCGTTGAGATTGTCTTCCACGCTCAGATGCGTAAAGATGGACGCCTCCTGCGCAAGATACCCGATGCCCCGCCGCGCCCTCTTGTACATAGGCAGGTTCGTGATATCCTCGCCATCCAGCAGTATCCGACCACCGTTCGGTCGCACGAGGCCGACAATCATGTAGAACGTCGTCGTCTTCCCTGCACCATTTGGTCCAAGAAGACCAACGATTTCTCCCTGCCGCACGGACAGGCTCACCGCGTCGACGACCACCTTCCGTTTGTACTTCTTCGTGACACCGGCAGCGACGAGTTCGATCCCGGGGTCAGCGTCGGCGAGCGTTTCCTGAGCTTCTTTCGGCAGAAGGTCGCCGGGGTAGTAAAGTCTGGGATCTGTCATGACTTTAGGAAGTGATCACGCCGCATTCCGGCGACTTCCCGATGTTTCGTAATGGGCCGCCTCAACATACGACGTTCACCCGCTCAAGAGAAACCGGGCCAGCGGGACATCGCGCCCGATCCCGTTACATGTCTGGTGAAATGGCCAGAATCCAGCTATCCGCGGGGACAGCGCCGCTGAGGCGTCGCAAGGCCTGATTTGCCGCCGACCGATTTGCGAAGGCTCCGACACACACCCGGTAAGCGAACCTGCTGTCTACAAGCGCTTTGAGGATGTCAACCGGATACTCTGAGAGATCGATTCCAGACGCTGTCGAGCGGGCAATGTCGAGGGCCTCCTTGACCGAAGATCGAGACGCCACGACAATTGTATAGCCGCGTCGCGATGTGTCAATCGTTCCAGGAACCCACTGACTCTTAACAACAGATATCGGCGGCTCCGGCGCTACGTCCGTCGCCGGAGGTTCGTCGACTGCAGGTACGATCTCTGGCACGGTCGGCGTACGGTTACGGTCGGCGAGTGAAGATGCCGTCGGGATATCCTCAACCTGAAGGCGTGGATTTGCGAGCAGAGCCTCGCGATCCGGCCGCCGCTCAGGTACCCACCGGAACCCTGCGAGCTCCATGTCCGCCGGTAACAACTCCTCCGGATAGTACGTCCCTTCCACCCCGTCCTCGACACGGATCCTCTTCAGGTCGTCGTCCTGAAGCTCGAAAACAATTCGGTCGGCTGATGTCCGAACCGCTCCATCCGGTCTGTTGTCCTTCCGCAGGTAGTAGATCGATTCGGCATTCGGACCCACAATCATCTCCCTGCGACCGCCCTCGAAGAAGAGGCCCAGGAGATTCCGGCCACTCACCTGATGAATACGGTCGAGCACGCTGTCTCGGTCGGCGAGTATGGTGTTCTCCTGGACCCTGAG is a genomic window containing:
- the aroF gene encoding 3-deoxy-7-phosphoheptulonate synthase; translation: MVVVMEVGAEESQVEAVIQNLNDFGFDVHRSSGVNQTVLGAIGVKQAFDTRRIEILDGVAAVYRVTEPYKFASRSWKKENTAFDVAGVLVGGDGIVVMAGPCSVESEEQIQQAAAAVAGSGATFLRGGAYKPRSSPYSFQGLGLEGLRMLREAADAHGLRVITEVMEISQIETVVSYAHVIQVGARNMQNFSLLKELGAAECPVFLKRGLSATVEEWLMSAEYLMAHGNSHVMLCERGIRTFETSTRNTLDLSAVPVLKSKSHLPVFVDPSHATGLRNKVIPMARAAVAAGADGLMIEVHPDPPAALSDGPQSLFVDQFADLMVQITAIAAVIGRSIAPNRIVA
- a CDS encoding tyrosine--tRNA ligase, translated to MNVFDELRWRGIVYDATPDAEEALGTESLKVYVGFDPTADSLHVGSLLPLMGLARLQRAGHTPIAIVGGGTGMIGDPSGKSQERILLDQEQVERNVEGLRTQIARFLDFERPDNPAMLVNNADWLASISLVDFLRDTGKYFTVNYMMAKESVKRRLDSEDGLSFTEFSYMLLQAHDFLVLYDRYGCKMQMGGSDQWGNILAGADLVRRLRSDRVHGIVFPLVVTAGGTKFGKTEEGTIWLDSARTSPYKFYQFWLNTDDRDVLPYLRFFTWLGEEEISALETELLENPGNRSAQIRLAEEVTRVVHGSEELEKAQAASSVLFGGEVSAMRAADLMEVFEDVPSTEMERAVFDESGIDIVQLISDAGLVASRGEARRLVRGGGINVNNRRIKDENHRVSLDDAIEQRILVLRRGQKTYRLVKIV
- the lptB gene encoding LPS export ABC transporter ATP-binding protein, with product MTDPRLYYPGDLLPKEAQETLADADPGIELVAAGVTKKYKRKVVVDAVSLSVRQGEIVGLLGPNGAGKTTTFYMIVGLVRPNGGRILLDGEDITNLPMYKRARRGIGYLAQEASIFTHLSVEDNLNAVLEYQKLTRQTRKDRVDELISEFRLEKVRDSKGYTLSGGERRRTEIARAMVTRPKFFLLDEPFAGVDPIAVEDIQEIVAGLKHRGIGVLITDHNVHETLAITDRAYLLYEGRVLKQGSAESLAADPEVRKRYLGEKFSLERYQ